A single Drosophila ananassae strain 14024-0371.13 chromosome 3L, ASM1763931v2, whole genome shotgun sequence DNA region contains:
- the LOC6496147 gene encoding protein ORD — MSLYPDHTLSLTSLTITECLGCQNLTANFSKADNVHVIVYNSLNVPPKDQQAVTPVGQAILLLSSQSYADAHLESAPFLKTGKGSIILRFEMIPARPADEGEAAAGEDEDSDLDMDPCTSRQALERIKRREERKERRQSQVAEKERLSKSVQVYVKRRFDELAFLDKVFVEIDGGELEMMTVQCFISQFFVSPTHSQSFLGKVHEKYGGNWLKVIQSDRDDTSHFTDSDSPFLTFVNLFDRTAVKPQDLSYRVGKVYLEVSERLWIQERRFVLDLFNQVRRIFEFITNNEHTVWFVLPERQVKDPTRPMSLEDLDFSEVRSCIRAVADKSDVSCTDSNHSLKDALMVSFQLAFATHVRQSLMVLSHMETLSEYMTMQYISAQYMNDLYVKEASDPQWICHCYLQRIVNMALFMGTVVLIEFPSAFTLLNGGRKLLKCYQRHVNDESVWELFEDVSKEDNFSVNNMKKHVDLMKHTQ; from the exons ATGTCATTGTACCCGGATCACACCTTGAGCCTAACCTCT TTGACCATCACGGAGTGCTTGGGCTGCCAGAATTTGACTGCCAACTTCTCCAAGGCCGACAACGTGCACGTCATCGTCTACAACTCGCTCAATGTCCCGCCCAAGGACCAGCAGGCCGTGACTCCGGTGGGTCAGGCCATCCTCCTGCTCAGCTCGCAGTCCTACGCCGACGCCCACCTCGAGAGTGCGCCCTTCCTGAAAACCGGAAAAGGCTCCATCATCTTGCGCTTCGAGATGATCCCCGCGAGACCCGCTGACGAGGGCGAGGCTGCCGCCGGGGAGGATGAGGACAGCGATCTGGACATGGATCCCTGCACCTCGAGGCAGGCCCTGGAGCGCATAAAGCGGCGGGAGGAGCGGAAGGAGCGCCGCCAGAGCCAGGTTGCGGAGAAGGAGCGTCTGTCGAAGAGTGTCCAGGTGTACGTGAAGAGGCGCTTCGATGAGCTCGCCTTCTTGGACAAGGTTTTCGTGGAGATCGATGGGGGAGAACTGGAAATGATGACAGTCCAATGCTTTATTAGCCAGTTCTTTGTGAGCCCCACTCACTCGCAGAGTTTTCTGGGGAAAGTTCACGAAAAGTACGGGGGCAACTGGCTGAAGGTCATACAAAGCGACCGGGACGACACCAGTCACTTCAC TGATTCCGACAGCCCCTTCCTGACCTTTGTCAACCTCTTCGATCGCACCGCCGTGAAGCCTCAGGACCTGAGCTACAGAGTCGGAAAGGTCTACCTCGAGGTCAGCGAGAGACTATGGATCCAGGAGCGCAGATTCGTGCTGGACCTCTTCAACCAGGTCCGTCGCATTTTCGAGTTCATAACGAACAACGAGCACACCGTTTGGTTTGTCCTGCCTGAGCGCCAAGTGAAGGATCCGACGCGGCCGATG TCCCTAGAAGACTTAGACTTTTCCGAGGTGCGGTCGTGCATCCGGGCCGTCGCGGACAAGTCGGATGTCTCCTGCACCGACTCGAATCATAGTCTCAAGGACGCGCTGATGGTGTCCTTCCAGTTGGCGTTCGCCACCCACGTGCGCCAGTCTCTGATGGTTCTAAGTCACATGGAAACT CTGTCTGAGTACATGACCATGCAGTACATCTCGGCGCAGTACATGAACGATCTCTACGTGAAGGAGGCCTCTGATCCT CAATGGATATGCCACTGTTACTTGCAGCGCATCGTGAACATGGCCCTGTTTATGGGGACCGTGGTCCTGATTGAGTTCCCCAGCGCCTTCACCCTCCTCAACGGAGGCCGCAAGCTCCTCAAGTGCTACCAGCGGCACGTCAATGACGAGAGTGTCTGGGAGCTCTTCGAAGACGTCTCCAAGGAGGACAATTTCTCCGTGAACAACATGAAGAAGCACGTCGACCTCATGAAGCATACGCAGTAA
- the LOC6496148 gene encoding protein Rae1, which translates to MSTMVRFNVSRGPARNCWLRGKRFGDEVKDYELAGAPSDSVSALRFSGKSCPFLGLSAASWDETVRFWRIDRDECVAIPKAMTKLSSPPLDTSWNEDGTRIYVGDCEGKLLAWDLMTDKVTQVGSHEKGVRSCHLVAGSVTSYLMTTSWDKTVKFWDPRMSSLAASLPLPERSYAADVCHPLAAVACADNTVTVISLENGPVERCRYDLMRSGSISSQVRALAIHKMGQGEDGMAWAVSRTDGWVNFQHLLNRNRDFNLKCHVDLDLIHNVHNAYAVNDLSFQPGSTVLATVGSDGQYQFWDHSTRCRLKRSSLCDQPLTKCAFDAHGDIFAYAVGYDWSMGHEYFDPKVLPQIFLKSMVDPDLPSRQREWGLCEV; encoded by the exons ATGAGCACAATGGTGAGATTCAACGTCAGCCGTGGCCCCGCGCGCAACTGTTGGTTGCGGGGCAAGCGGTTCGGCGATGAGGTCAAGGACTACGAGCTCGCCGGAGCGCCCTCGGACTCGGTGAGTGCTCTGCGGTTCTCCGGGAAGTCCTGCCCCTTCCTGGGCCTGTCGGCTGCCAGCTGGGATGAGACGGTTCGCTTTTGGCGCATCGACCGGGACGAGTGCGTGGCCATTCCCAAGGCCATGACGAAGCTCAGCAGTCCTCCGCTGGACACCTCCTGGAACGAGGACGGCACCAGGATCTACGTGGGCGACTGCGAGGGGAAACTCCTGGCGTGGGATCTGATGACGGACAAGGTGACGCAGGTGGGGAGCCACGAAAAGGGAGTGCGTAGCTGCCACTTGGTGGCGGGATCGGTGACCTCCTACCTGATGACCACCTCCTGGGACAAGACCGTCAAG TTTTGGGATCCGCGGATGTCCTCGTTGGCAGCCAGCCTGCCACTCCCGGAGCGCAGCTATGCAGCGGACGTGTGCCATCCCCTGGCGGCGGTGGCATGTGCCGACAACACTGTGACAGTCATCTCCCTGGAGAACGGGCCCGTGGAGAGGTGTCGCTACGACCTGATGCGCAGCGGCTCGATAAGTAGCCAGGTGCGAGCGCTGGCCATCCACAAGATGGGTCAGGGCGAGGACGGTATGGCGTGGGCCGTGAGCCGGACCGACGGCTGGGTGAACTTCCAGCACCTGCTGAACCGGAACAGGGACTTCAACCTCAAATGCCACGTCGACCTGGACCTGATTCACAACGTCCACAACGCGTACGCGGTCAACGACCTGAGCTTCCAGCCCGGCAGCACGGTCTTGGCCACGGTGGGATCGGACGGCCAGTACCAGTTCTGGGACCACAGCACCCGGTGCCGGCTCAAGCGGAGCTCCCTGTGCGACCAGCCCCTCACCAAGTGCGCCTTCGACGCGCACGGCGACATCTTCGCCTACGCCGTGGGCTACGACTGGTCCATGGGGCACGAGTACTTCGATCCAAAGGTCTTGCCGCAGATTTTCCTCAAATCGATGGTCGACCCGGACCTCCCGTCCCGACAAAGGGAGTGGGGACTGTGTGAGGTGTGA
- the LOC6496149 gene encoding G-protein coupled receptor Mth isoform X1 has translation MELALRRSTTGFLCLLLVILEGHKVKTDIAGCHFYDTVNLTSSQKFENGSYFYQGVEITPNRTGEYSHVLLPDGDRESVKSHWRGCVCQLKTCIRLCCPPNQYMTPDNVCVDGLEEETWSDHYVDITSENDTKSLDFHKDFVHQGHLPQPCSDLYNLYKNEGILFENGTFLRHYDNKHLTKQEYCIQPLKFNDSIQILPFNCAIKSGPDWGKTVAISTSIVGIVVTIAVFCLTEKLRNFDSICLISYMVCLGLGSLMQLLDSWQIPTSTLCEPTGYLGYFFIMAAFCWLSVISWYAGKRFAKKQTNVIRITNPGKKYLVNSGYALGMPALLTIAVVLLDYFLDKDEYEAWMPGVGIFNCWIKTQDWSAMIYLYGPILIVITYNMTVFVKAATNIVTIKMNTMKSCRSEESHASRGVYSEMQIFMICVKLFLIMGVSWSLVIISYLVENDDLWRTIFLPSDLINHSQGTIILVVVVLPAILKSKSKKAAESRSVASRVPLTRTSDSTSA, from the exons ATGGAACTGGCTCTTAGGCGTTCGACTACTGGTTTCCTGTGTCTTCTACTGGTGATCCTAGAAGGACACAAAGTCAAGACGGACATTGCCGGCTGCCATTTCTACGACACCGTCAACCTCACTTCCAGCCAGAAATTCGAAAACGGATCTTACTTCTACCAGGGAGTGGAAATCACCCCCAACCGGACCGGGGAATATAGCCACGTTCTGCTGCCCGATGGCGACCGGGAGTCCGTGAAGAGCCATTGGCGAGGATGTGTCTGCCAGCTGAAGACCTGCATCCGGTTGTGCTGCCCCCCCAACCAGTACATGACCCCGGATAACGTATGCGTAGATGGCCTGGAGGAGGAGACGTGGTCAGACCACTACGTGGATATCACCAGCGAGAACGACACGAAAAGCCTGGACTTTCACAAGGACTTCGTCCATCAGGGACATCTACCTCAGCCCTGTTCAGATCTGTACAATCTATACAAGAATGAGGGCATACTCTTTGAG AATGGGACATTCCTGCGGCACTACGACAACAAGCACCTTACCAAGCAGGAGTACTGCATCCAGCCCCTGAAGTTCAACGATTCCATTCAAATCCTGCCCTTCAACTGCGCCATAAAGAGCGGTCCCGATTGGGGAAAGACAGTGG CGATCAGCACGTCCATAGTCGGCATTGTTGTCACCATCGCGGTTTTCTGTCTGACAGAAAAGCTGAGAAACTTCGACAGCATATGCCTTATTAGCTACATGGTGTGCCTGGGCTTAGGAAGTCTCATGCAGCTCCTGGATTCATGGCAAATACCAACTTCCACACTGTGTGAACCCACAG GCTACCTCGGCTACTTCTTCATAATGGCCGCCTTCTGCTGGCTTTCCGTGATCAGTTGGTATGCGGGAAAGCGCTTTGCAAAAAAACAGACCAACGTAATAAGAATTACGAATCCTGGCAAGAAGTACTTGGTCAACAGCGGCTATGCCTTGGGCATGCCTGCTCTCCTGACAATTGCCGTCGTCCTGTTGGATTATTTTTTGGACAAGGATGAGTACGAGGCGTGGATGCCGGGAGTGGGGATCTTCAACTGTTGGATCAAGA CCCAGGACTGGAGCGCCATGATCTACCTCTATGGACCGATTCTGATTGTGATCACATACAACATGACCGTTTTCGTCAAGGCGGCCACGAATATTGTGACGATCAAAATGAACACCATGAAAAGTTGTAGGTCGGAGGAGTCGCACGCCTCGAGGGGAGTCTATTCTGAAATGCAAAT ATTCATGATCTGCGTTAAGCTCTTCTTGATTATGGGGGTGTCGTGGAGCCTGGTGATTATATCCTACTTGGTGGAGAACGACGACTTGTGGCGTACTATTTTCCTGCCCAGCGACTTAATCAACCACTCCCAAGGAACTATAATCTTAGTGGTGGTCGTGTTGCCAGCAATCCTGAAGAG TAAATCAAAGAAAGCGGCGGAGTCCAGAAGTGTCGCCAGCAGAGTACCTCTGACTAGGACTTCTGATTCAACATCAGCCTGA
- the LOC6496149 gene encoding G-protein coupled receptor Mth isoform X2 — protein sequence MELALRRSTTGFLCLLLVILEGHKVKTDIAGCHFYDTVNLTSSQKFENGSYFYQGVEITPNRTGEYSHVLLPDGDRESVKSHWRGCVCQLKTCIRLCCPPNQYMTPDNVCVDGLEEETWSDHYVDITSENDTKSLDFHKDFVHQGHLPQPCSDLYNLYKNEGILFENGTFLRHYDNKHLTKQEYCIQPLKFNDSIQILPFNCAIKSGPDWGKTVAISTSIVGIVVTIAVFCLTEKLRNFDSICLISYMVCLGLGSLMQLLDSWQIPTSTLCEPTVGMRESALQKNRPT from the exons ATGGAACTGGCTCTTAGGCGTTCGACTACTGGTTTCCTGTGTCTTCTACTGGTGATCCTAGAAGGACACAAAGTCAAGACGGACATTGCCGGCTGCCATTTCTACGACACCGTCAACCTCACTTCCAGCCAGAAATTCGAAAACGGATCTTACTTCTACCAGGGAGTGGAAATCACCCCCAACCGGACCGGGGAATATAGCCACGTTCTGCTGCCCGATGGCGACCGGGAGTCCGTGAAGAGCCATTGGCGAGGATGTGTCTGCCAGCTGAAGACCTGCATCCGGTTGTGCTGCCCCCCCAACCAGTACATGACCCCGGATAACGTATGCGTAGATGGCCTGGAGGAGGAGACGTGGTCAGACCACTACGTGGATATCACCAGCGAGAACGACACGAAAAGCCTGGACTTTCACAAGGACTTCGTCCATCAGGGACATCTACCTCAGCCCTGTTCAGATCTGTACAATCTATACAAGAATGAGGGCATACTCTTTGAG AATGGGACATTCCTGCGGCACTACGACAACAAGCACCTTACCAAGCAGGAGTACTGCATCCAGCCCCTGAAGTTCAACGATTCCATTCAAATCCTGCCCTTCAACTGCGCCATAAAGAGCGGTCCCGATTGGGGAAAGACAGTGG CGATCAGCACGTCCATAGTCGGCATTGTTGTCACCATCGCGGTTTTCTGTCTGACAGAAAAGCTGAGAAACTTCGACAGCATATGCCTTATTAGCTACATGGTGTGCCTGGGCTTAGGAAGTCTCATGCAGCTCCTGGATTCATGGCAAATACCAACTTCCACACTGTGTGAACCCACAG TTGGTATGCGGGAAAGCGCTTTGCAAAAAAACAGACCAACGTAA
- the LOC6496150 gene encoding 60S ribosomal protein L22: protein MKPQAATKDAAKGKGKASAKSKNASGKGGASSGEKSTAPPPMNSKKVAKAPAVALRNLDLATKESAKKVADHVSKKLVPPSSSASSATMVSSNKKVKAAAAQAPKREAPSKAEAPPAKKTTVAAAPKPKAGAAVKKEPAPAAKVAAPIKPKPKPKPKLNSKKLTLRGKSASKKKVWQRFVIDCTCVVEDQILDLADFEKYIKTHTKVNRKINNLGDLVTFERSKQSSLIIHSGVHFSKRYFKYLSKRYLKKNSLRDWVRVVSTGKESFTMRYFKIQSQDDDDEDVLDMKT from the coding sequence ATGAAGCCTCAGGCTGCAACGAAGGATGCCGCCAAGGGCAAAGGAAAGGCCTCAGCAAAGTCCAAGAATGCTTCCGGTAAGGGGGGAGCTTCCTCCGGAGAGAAGTCCACTGCCCCGCCGCCAATGAACTCCAAGAAGGTGGCCAAGGCCCCGGCTGTCGCTTTGCGTAATCTGGATTTGGCCACCAAGGAATCTGCGAAGAAGGTCGCCGATCACGTGTCGAAGAAGCTGGTGCCTCCCTCGTCTTCGGCATCTTCGGCCACAATGGTGTCTTCCAACAAGAAGGTAAAGGCTGCGGCTGCCCAGGCGCCCAAAAGGGAAGCGCCCTCGAAAGCCGAGGCTCCGCCGGCCAAGAAAACTACTGTGGCTGCAGCTCCGAAACCCAAAGCTGGTGCCGCAGTGAAGAAGGAGCCTGCCCCGGCTGCCAAGGTGGCAGCCCCTATCAAGCCAAAGCCCAAGCCGAAGCCGAAGCTTAACTCGAAGAAGCTGACGCTGCGCGGGAAGAGCGCGTCCAAGAAGAAGGTCTGGCAACGCTTCGTCATCGATTGCACGTGCGTGGTCGAGGACCAAATTCTGGACCTTGCCGACTTCGAGAAGTACATCAAGACCCACACCAAGGTGAACAGGAAGATCAACAACCTGGGCGACTTGGTCACCTTCGAGCGCTCCAAGCAGTCCTCGCTAATCATCCACAGCGGTGTCCACTTCTCGAAGCGTTACTTCAAGTACCTCTCGAAGCGCTATCTGAAGAAGAACAGCCTTCGCGACTGGGTGCGAGTGGTCTCCACTGGTAAGGAGTCCTTCACCATGCGCTACTTCAAGATTCAGAGTcaggacgacgacgacgaggacgtGCTGGACATGAAGACCTAG
- the LOC6496151 gene encoding uncharacterized protein LOC6496151 yields the protein MAEADSREEGSMVGLICDEGIVLATNSRNNLICHLDERIYCCAPRSNADRDIILEVGTQVDYQTNDRHQKLTVAQVKDMLCRKYENAATVDVLLAGQDRLGLHMYDLQPKRKTIRIQHGAKGGAKAEEIQAYLSLYRKDPMNLAEAEQLVRESLRVGPDDYLDMCLIYKAEHTEVEEEAPELPPETEPPLDAERQSISGRSLQSNW from the exons ATGGCTGAAGCAGA TTCTCGTGAGGAAGGCAGCATGGTGGGCCTGATATGTGACGAAGGTATTGTGCTGGCCACCAATTCAAGGAACAATCTAATCTGCCACCTGGACGAGCGTATATA TTGCTGTGCGCCTCGTTCCAATGCCGATCGCGACATCATCCTGGAGGTGGGGACCCAAGTGGACTACCAAACCAATGACAGACACCAGAAGCTGACCGTGGCCCAGGTCAAGGACATGCTGTGCCGAAAGTACGAGAATGCTGCGACCGTGGATGTCCTCCTGGCTGGGCAGGACCGTCTCGGCCTCCATATGTACGACCTCCAGCCGAAGAGGAAGACCATCAGGATTCAGCATGGAGCCAAGGGCGGAGCAAAGGCGGAGGAAATTCAAGCTTACCTATCTCTGTACAGAAAGGATCCAATGAATCTGGCAGAGGCCGAGCAGTTGGTCAGGGAGTCCTTGAGGGTGGGCCCCGACGATTACCTGGACATGTGCCTTATCTACAAGGCGGAGCACACTGAAGTGGAGGAGGAGGCCCCGGAGCTACCTCCGGAGACGGAGCCCCCCTTGGATGCCGAAAGGCAGAGTATATCTGGCAGATCGCTGCAGAGTAACTGGTAG